The following nucleotide sequence is from Populus nigra chromosome 15, ddPopNigr1.1, whole genome shotgun sequence.
ACATCAGTAAGAGTAGAAGAGATAGCATGTTGATTAACGGGGCACAAACAACTTCCTGGAAATGCAAATTGCAAGGCTCGAAGAGAGATGAAAGAAGATGATAGAATACTTGATCTTCATGAATGAAGGGTGCACGGTGAAAACAGTGTTTTTAGGGCCAAGAAAGACAGAAATATGGATTTGCCATGTTTTAAGAAACGAAGAGATCCTTCAATGgagagaatttgaaaaaaaaatgaaagaggatTACGATTTGCTGGATATTTCCCTTATTAATTCAGTGGCGCAATCAGGTTTTGAAAGCAACTTGATATCCATGAAATAATAACAAGGGAAATagctttgaaacaaaaataataagctACAGGCAAATGGTAACTGATCAACAGAACAAAATTGATTGCAGAGCTTTTCTTGCTTAACAAGAGCAACCAGCTTTTTAGAAGTCTATGGTTCTTCAGAAGTCAATATGATTATAGAAAACTCAGTCACTGGCTCAAACAAGATTGGGATAAAAACAGCTCTCAAATCTGGTCAGTGAAAAACCGAAGctctaagaaaatatatatttgatctaCGGACCAAGCTACAAACAGCATTCCAGCAAACAGTGCACCACCTTTAGAAGAGCTTGTgggaaatataaaaaacattttgcaaATTCAAGGCCTGCCTTTCACAGGACATTGCAAAACAATTTTACTGACAGTGAGAGTCTCTGTATTTTGCACAGAGTGCTCGAGGATAGAAAAGGGAGAATTAGGATGGCTTGACCTGTGCTGGAATTTTAGCTTGGTGGCGAGTCTTGTATGGGTGTTCAGATATCTCTTGCAATTTTTACCTGCTGCTGATCCTTTAAAGTTCATGTGCATACTGGATAGCAAAGTTTCGATCGAATGGGATAAAACAGTACTGCTATGAATAGAGTTCTTTCCAGGAATAGGATAATAAGCAGAAAGACATTATTTCTTGCTTATTATCAGCCAAGTACTTTGTTTCCAAACTTTGCATGAGGCCAATTATGTATCACTACAATATGAAAATCCCTGGTTTCTATCCCAGATTTTGCCCTTTTCCCATCAGAACTCTGAAGTGTATAGATTACATTCTTCGCTTATCACTCCCCATGATTTGAATATAACTACGTTGTGCCAGAAGCCCACGTAAGATCTGCCAGATTCTGCGATTCACATGTACAAACACATTTATGCTAAGGTAGGCATGGAAAACCCACAATCTTGAAGCGAAACACGAGCAGCAGAATAAGGCTTCAGCAGGAATGTTTTCCGGGCCCAGTCACTTGAAAATTGAAACATAGCATCAAAGACAAGTAGAAGGATATcaatttgttattaatattggAATTCCAATCAATTCTCagattttaaaatacaaagagCAACACTACAGCCCTTTACACCAGTGGTTTACCTTTCAACAAGCTACACAAGAGTATCCTGCAAAACTGTCTAAGACTTCCTCTTTGTTGGCTGTAAATTATACAGAAGAGCTTCAGATCTGTAGCGATGGCAGCAGACAGCCAACACCGATGCTTATCGTACAACAGTGCAACCAACTGAGGGCATTCTATTTGAAACTTGCCCTGGCTTGGTTGCTGCAAAATAATTTCCTGATTCATACAGGATCTGCAGCAGGAGAGTACAGACATCTGGATGCTCAACCCACAATTTCCATCTTGCAGGGGCCGAGCTTCAACAGAAGGGGAGCCATCTGGTTCATCCTGGCAACAAGAAACAGAACTGGGTGCATCAACAACTTCCAATTTAAACAATTGTCAATGCCTTGGAACCAGGACAGCCTGACCCAATTATAGCTTTGGGATAACAAATCTTCACAGGTATGTTTCAATCCTCGAACGAATGCATGCATATTTTCTCCAGCAGCAATGGCCAATCTTCACCAAGTTGCTGTGGATTTAGCTCCATGGCAACTTTGAAATCAAGCATGGATATTGAACTATGCTGTCTCTGTTCCTGCATACCCTCTACAGGACCACTGCTACTCTGCATATGCGCGTGATTACTCGCCCACATGCGATTGATAACCTTCTGTGCCTGCTGCTTGTGAACAGGGTGCTTTCTCGGATCATGCCGAGACCGTGCTCCTACTAACTCAACACATGACTTGATCAACCTGTTCAAGTACGAATCTAACATATTATTCAACCTGTTTGCACATTCCATAGTAACCCCTCCAAGGCCTTGTGCAGCTGCAATCTGCTCCATGCGTTTCCTCAGCATCTCTGAATCAGACAGTTCACCACTGTCATAATAGCGAACAAAATCACCACTACTTGCAACTGGCATAGTTTTGCGGGCCCCACCCACACTAGCTGAACAAAATGGAATCCCTAACGGTGCAAGTAGGGGAGTTCTAGAAAAGTTCAAGCGGTTTGCTTGCTCCACCTCTTCTCCATCTTCCACAAAAGCTGTCTGGTCTTTGCTCTGTATCCTTGATCCTTCAATTGGCCGTTGAGCTGACCCCTCCCTTTCATTCTCAGATTGCTCAGCAACTGTTTGAAGATGCTGCACTGGTCTCTGATAATCACAAGGAGCCGATTCCCCATTCTCCACAACAAACTTACTTCCACTATCTTCTGTACCAATTGATTGATGTGAGATACATTCGACTTTCCCATTGGGCCCAAGTGGGCTGGGTCTATCTCTCTGCTTCCGGTCACGTATCACTGATCTAATCTTTCTTGGAGACACTGGTAAAACTCCATTAGACCAAATGGGTGTGTTTTGATTTGGAATAAGGGACCCACTTTGTTCATGCCCGTCTTCTCTAACTGGAGAACTGTTTGTTGCTTGAAGCAGAGATTTTGTGGGACCCGCCTCATAAATTGGTGGTGGCGTCTTCGCCTGACAGgcattcttcaatattgagcGTATAAGATTATTGTGCAGCGGCAGATTCTCCCTTCCGAGCAAGCGAAAACATGACTTATCAAACTCACTCTTACTCAGCTTCTGACTCAAAAATCGATTCAGATAGTAAAAATACTTCTTTGACCTCTCAATTCCAATCTTCTTCACTATCTGAGTTCTCAATTCAACCAAATCAACTCTGGAGCTCTGATGAGGTAGCATTTCTCATGAAACAGATTCATACACCATCCAAAAACAGAACCACAAAACCCCCAATCGCACACTCAATTACCGTTATTTTCACCTCCCCGATGACAAAATTCACACACCCACATATCAAATTAAACGCAAATCAACAGTCAACCTCTGCTTATCTCTAGCACAAACAGTCCCAAACACCACCATTCACCAAAATCACAAAAACCCAAGATTCTCAACCTGGAAAACAGCTATTTCTGTTTCCAGACAACCCAAAAGTCGCCCGCCAACAACCAATACAATGCAAACCCAAATCTCATCTTTACAAAATCCAAAACCCTAAGAGATCAAACtcactaaaaaaaactcaatccaaATCACCCAGAACCAAAACCAACTCATTCAAACACACAATAAATCAAAACCCTAACTTCAAATCACCAAACTTTATACGCACAACAAActcctttctcttctttcaCCACTGCACcattcaaaataacaaaaacccaTTTAAGTTTTCACATTATTTCACACAATTCACAAGCTAACAAGTTCAAATTTCGACTAATTTAACTTAATAAACAGAGATCAGTAAAAGAAACTAAACAGAGCccgttaaaaaaattgacaccaAAACAACAATGAAGTGCAAAAGGCAAACTTTAAGAGTGCAAAGTTAATGggttttaaagattaattaagtaaatatttaaaaaactaaccttTGATTAAACTTCACCAAAATTGGAGAGTGAGAGGTTGATTCTTGGCTTGTTTTCTTGGGTTTTCAATGTAGTTTTTTATGTGTTGTTGATTTGAAAAGAGGGGCAAAGAAAGAGAGGTTTTCTTGGCTTTGAGAATGTTAGCTAGCTTGATCGCTCCTTTTTGCTGCTAATTTAGTGTAATAAAtagtttcttttcctctctctctctctctctctctctctctctctctgtttttgtgttttattttcttggtttctctctgtgtttctttctctctcttcgtTTGCTTCTTTCTTGCTTGGTCTcgccttgtgttttttttaagtacaaacgtgtttaattcattttttttttaattttgatcctttttaatttattttgtgaatTTAAATTCAACTATCATTTATCCTCTCTACTTTCacagactattttttttaacaattagcataattattaaacctaattttatatgttttaattttaaatgacaaaactaaaacattattattttaaagtttttttaagtcaaattaaattttaattaaacatgtcattaattaagttaattacatcatatttaatttaaaaatcaaattaaaaatcaaaatagtaaATCAAtagatcaaatcaaatcaaatattaatataattaaattattttttatgtagtaaaattaattttttattcaatcgaATTTAAGCATAATATATGATATGTGTTTAGTAGAGAGAGGGACAGAAATTAATTGTCACATTTTGATTTGAGTTTGAGATTAAAAACCCACTTGTTTTCAaccaatttttcaaaaatacctcatatttttttaattaaagaataataattttgaacAATTAAATTGGTTAGAAAACTAAGGACCCATATAACCAAAATTAGATATTATAATAACTAAAGTATAGAAACACATAATTATGTTGTATTT
It contains:
- the LOC133673718 gene encoding uncharacterized protein LOC133673718, with translation MLPHQSSRVDLVELRTQIVKKIGIERSKKYFYYLNRFLSQKLSKSEFDKSCFRLLGRENLPLHNNLIRSILKNACQAKTPPPIYEAGPTKSLLQATNSSPVREDGHEQSGSLIPNQNTPIWSNGVLPVSPRKIRSVIRDRKQRDRPSPLGPNGKVECISHQSIGTEDSGSKFVVENGESAPCDYQRPVQHLQTVAEQSENEREGSAQRPIEGSRIQSKDQTAFVEDGEEVEQANRLNFSRTPLLAPLGIPFCSASVGGARKTMPVASSGDFVRYYDSGELSDSEMLRKRMEQIAAAQGLGGVTMECANRLNNMLDSYLNRLIKSCVELVGARSRHDPRKHPVHKQQAQKVINRMWASNHAHMQSSSGPVEGMQEQRQHSSISMLDFKVAMELNPQQLGEDWPLLLEKICMHSFED